In the Silene latifolia isolate original U9 population chromosome 1, ASM4854445v1, whole genome shotgun sequence genome, TCGCATGGGACATACGCAGACTTAAGAAAAGGAACATGTAAAGTGGACTCGAGAAAGGAGGGCATCTCCAAAGCCCATCATTGTCTCTGAATGGTCCACCAATGAAGGGGGAGATGACAGTACTGTCTCCAGAAAATCTTGATGGAAGTGAGGTGTTCTTGCTTGCCCTTATCAGCCTGTATTTCTTGACCGGGGTTCATAGTTGGTCTCGTTACCTTTTCATGGGTGGACACTTTGCAAAACATATGTTGTTGGGAAATGGGCTAAGCCATGTCAAGAGCTCATCCTGTTTTTGCAATGCTTACTCAGCCTGTCATAGGCGTCAAATGTCAGTTCAGTAGCATTGAAACTTGCTGGAATTGTTTCAGGATTTCTCACAAATTCAGTTTGAACAACAGAAACCGAAGACGTGCAGCATCATAGTGCCACAACAAAGGTACATGTAGGTGTGTGCAAATATCCTCAAAGTCTTCAATTAAGACctgatatgatttttttttttttcccagaAAAGTTCAGTTTTATGTTTTTCTTTTAATCATGAAGAAGAAGTCGTTCGATGTAATTACACACATGTTAAGGGGTAAGCCGGGTAAGTATTAGTGCAAAATCAAAAACACATTTTTTTCCCTACAGTAATAGTACAGATCTTAAGGAGGCTAACCTTCATTATATCCGAGTCATTCCACGGTCCATAGTCAGAGAGCACGCATCCAGTTTTATCTGATCAGGTATAGGCACCACCCAAAAATTATGGCAGTTCACTGGTGAATCTAGACATATAGTATCTAGCACACATAAAGTAAAGATAAATCTCTAACTGTTAACTGCCTTATTAACAAGATTAGAAAACCATACCATTTTGGCTTAATACAGCTTCTCATCTGAGACGGTCCCTCATAAGCTTATAATGGAATCGACCCATTTTATAGCccaactacaacaacaacaacaacaacaacaaaaacatcagaaccttaatcccaaaatgatttggggtcggctgacatgaatcatcctttagaactgtccatgggtgaacgcacacctcaaaaaagcgaaaaaatagaaaagaaaaagtggaaaacaagaggggagtgaaacataatacaaaagtcaggtaaacttataggttttaaaatcgaagtccgaATTTCTTTTgtaaaaacttagaatttaaatcgagaataaagattaaaaagattttgaaaaccgaagtagaacttaagggtccggaataccttaaaagtgaaccaaataataatatataagaaagttgttggtaaaaaggtgtaataaatccggaaaaaacaaataaattttataaattaaataaaaacattaaatatatcaaataacgtcaaatactaaaaatccacatgtatcattgccctccattgtgccctctccgtcaccattccctcatcaagccccagaaatctcatattGTGTTATATCACTCTCAGCCATGTCTGTTTTGGTCTCCTCTACCCCTAGCAACCTTTTCTGTTtcccaagtctccagcctcctaactctTAACTTCCtacaagtctccagcctcctaactccTAACTTCCTAACTCCTAACTCCTAACTGGTCCgcccataggtctccttctcacatagtcaaaccatcttagtcggttttccatcatatTGTCCTCTATTGGCTCCACTTTCACCTTTttcctaatcacctcattccttaattgatctttccttgtatggccgcacatccacctcgaacatacgcatctccgccacactcatcttttgaatatggcaatgtttcacggcccaacactcgtaaccgtaaagtaaggcaaaCCTAATCGCCGTgcaataaaattttccctttaatccttggggcatatctttatcgcataaaaatCCTGTAGCACTTTTTCATTTCAACCATctcgctttaattctgtgagccacatctctgTCTAACTCCCCACCTTTAGATTAAATTTTTTAAGTGAGTTAATGGAATAAGGTATATctttccatatttccaatggagccaaagactcattactctttggttatggattataatggaataaatcagaatggctcactaaagtggttgcgcttctttcttttgtgaagtagcggtccttcaatggagttctcgacgcaattttcatcttgggtcattcgaaaacagcctctttgtgttccaacacaagggtaaggctacGTACATCCGAACCCCTCCCTCCCGCACCCCACCCCCCCTTTCagcccgcaatttgcgggagccattgaggcactggggtaatgttgttgttgttgtaatggAATAAGGTATATGTGGGTGAGTAGTAAGTGTTTGCCTAAATATAGGATGATTAGTAAGAATGTTAAAAGATGGGTAAAAAGAATCCGCAACAAATGGTGAAGCAAAACGAAAAGAATCCGCAGCATAGGATGATGGCGATACCTTACGCTATTTTAACTGATCTATTTTTCTCCTTCCGTTTCCAACTGGAGCCCAGCTACGACGAAGCACCTATTTCTCCCCACTGCTCTCAACTACAAAGGAAACAAGAAAAGATTACATTATGCAAGTTTAATAGTCACCAAAATGAGTGATTTGGGAAGCTGAGATGAAATAGAGGGACTGAATTAGAATGTGGGAGCGGGAGCGGGAGAGTATGAAATCATAACTGGGAGAAACTGACAGCCAAAGCGTTACGAAGAGGTGAGTAGAGACAGCGAAGAAATGAATTATATGTAAGCTTGACATTAATATTTCCCATCGTTAAAAATAAATTctatcatttttctcatttagaGTGGAAAACATCATTATGACAAGATAAATGCAAACACTATATCTATAGGATTCATGATCCACTTTTGTAATCGACTTAAGGTAGTAAGGGCTAAAATATGACCTAACCACTAACCACATaaaaacttttactaaaaccacAACTAacaaaatcaaataaaaaaacCTAACCACTAACCACATAAAACCGTTCCTAAACCAAAAATTCACATAATCTCAGTAGCTTAAAAACATCATCAGATTCTTTGATCCCACCATTATATGGTTAAACGGCATCGGATTACCCAAACCTGTTATGTAAGGACTTCAGTGTGGCAGCCAACCACTCTGTATAATGGCAGATTCGCCTGACACAGAACTCGAAGAAGGCGAATTGATCTACTTCAATACATAACTTAAGTCAAGGGCAGCGTTTCACTCATTCCCtcttcctctccttctcttttaTTGACATATTCGTCCTTTCCATCTCTACCTCCTTATTGCTCCTccctcttcctctccctctctcgcCCTTGCCTTTTGAGTGCCTTTACATTACCTTAATGGTAATCCCCAAAGACTCAATGGTTAAAAGATGATAAACTAAATGGAAGATTCTATCAGCTATTCTATACCACAGGGGTTCCCGCAAATAACCAAATCAATCTATACTAgccgaaaacaaacaaaaaaaaaaggtacTTGAAAGCAAATATACGAAGAAAAAATATATGTACAACTACGTAATCACATAATTGTAATTCCTGTTCATCAATATTTCCATCTCCACAGAACTAATAATCAACTTATGGCAGAATAAAGTCATGGCCTATTCATTTCATCACCTATGCCGCTACTCACGGCATGTTGTTTAAGGCCTTACTTAGCACACCTCTCATAAATTTTACTATTCTCGCCATCCAAGAGAATCTTATAAGCTGCCTAAGACTATCTTCGATAAAATCCAAACACAAATACAGCTAAATTTCATCCCCCATTTTCTCCATGGCTTCAATAAGAAATTTATCATCTTCGTCTCTCCTACGTTCTACCAGTGACCTGCCGTACCTTGACCACTTCATAATCATATGGACGAGGCTAACCGCCAACAGGCCAACAGGCAAGAATTATTTGACAATGCCTAGATACATTATGTGAAGCCTCGTGTCTAAAAATCAACCGTAGTAAGCCTTGGATTTGTGCACATCTGAGCATAACGAGGGTATGTCAATTAAGTGAATTTTGAGAAAACCAGAAAGtaccccaaaaaaaaaatcacatccAAATCATGGACAAATACACAAGCGTGGAATTGAAGAATTGAGCACAAGAAAGGGAGTAACTTTACAGAATACTCGGGGATAATAGCTTAAACTCAAACTTACCCCACCCAAATTAGAAACAAGAAAATAAGCATAATTGAAGAGAattgagaaaaaaaagaaaagaaaaaaaaaggatgtATGGATGATAAGATTTAAATAAACCAATAAGTGGCAATAACAACCAAAACCCAACATCTAAATCACGTGAAATTGTGTACAAATTTAGTAGTAAAGACGAAAGCTTGATGATGCCCTGGCATGGTATATTTTTAGCTATTCCTCCCAATTCCCAAGGCTTCAATTACGTCTCATTCTTTTAGCTATTTCACCCATTTCAATTTATTTCAATAAGTTGTCTCAGCCATGTACTAAATAATATTTAGATTAAGTGGTACTCTGAGCTCAACTTTTGCATACATGTAAACTGGGTAGGCAGTTCAGTTTTAGTTACTCTATGGTGTATCAGAAGTCTCTTCAAAATCAGCTATGGACTCTTCTTCACATTGAAGGACACTAATTATCAACAGAAACCGCACATGTATCGGAACCAAGAAACAATGATAACCAATAATACAGACGCTTGAACTGAAGATGTTGAAGAACGTATAAACATAGAAATCTCAAATTACCACATTATCCTACCTGAACTCCAACCACAAAACCCTTAACAAACTGAAACTCGAGAAACAAGTATAAATGAAGAACACTCTTGCTAACCTGCTATACAATTGCTTGATCGGCCTCCATTTGGTTTGGGACACATAATCGAAAGCATCAAAACCACTAAAACCGCCAATGGCAGAAGGAGGTAGGTCTCCAACAACATCCCCTGACGCACCTGGCTCCTGTAAGGCTGTAATTGTAAGTAAAACAAGTCTTAGTAGTACCCAAAAAATTAGTATGAACCATCTAAGTTTTAGTAAGAACTCTTTGATTGGCCTAATAGAACTAtcaattagaatttagaaacttgcaactaaataaattaaaaatttatcataaacagTAACATAAAAATTAAATGGTACGAACAAAAGTAAATGTAAACAGCAGAGGGACTAATAAACATATAAGCAACAGACCAAATGCATACACATTTGCACGGTTGCACATCAAGAACCTAGAACCGACTCCGGTAGTACCCATAACAAAGAATTTTCATTTGCTGAAACAATATCAAGGAcaaataatcaaattaaacaGAAAGAATAGTGATTATCTTATCTCAGATGAGAGCAGATGGGAAATGCATTCGGACTTACTTTATGAATTTTGAACTAGAACCAAGTATTCCAGTGATTCAGTATTCAGTGACTGGGCATTGACTCAGTTACTCTGTTTAGTTGGACCTCTAAGAAGCTTCTCCGGAACTAGGACCATCAATGAATCCCACAACCCCAGGAGACTGAGCTAGTGGACCAGCGAAGACAACAAACTCCAGACAGCCTGACATATTTTTCTATGCAAATTCAGCAGAAAAGCTCTGTTCATCAAACTGAGACCCCTTCAACCCAAAACTCTACATGCCACGAAGGTTTTATAAGTTTTGAGAAAGAGATCAATAAAATCAGCCAAGTTAACAGATATGGGAAAAAGCTCCTAGTTCATCAGGAAAGATGTTGATTTCATGTTCAGGTTGATTTAGAGCCAAGGCACAGAAATATACAGAATATCTAAAATTTGGACATTTTATAATGACACCCCTCCTGCATCTGCCCAAAGGAAGGAAAGCTCATGGAACATTGATGAAAGGTCAAGGAAGGACAACTAGAAAAAACAGGCTCACGTAGGAAACTAACCACTATGATTCATTAATTTTTCAATGATGCATATTCAAAACGTCATTCTGCCCAAAACTGAAAGCTTGATACAATGATATCACATCAAGGTCGTGACATCGATTACGACCATTTTATATAGGCCTGGCAGATCACCATGAATGAACTCTAATGCATCTTGGGGTGACCGTGATCAGACCCGAGATTTAATACTATGCATGATACACATATCTTGAACATCTCAATTGATATCCCTTCAAGATTTCCCTTGAAGAAAGTCTAATGCTGTCAAAATGACGAGCACTTACTGTTCTTGTTACAGCACTTCCACTTGGGGTTCTTGTAATAAATTGGCTTCATCTTCTTTGGATTGAGAAATTATGTTGTAAATGGAGCTCGGCGATCTCAATCCTAAGCTTACCATTTCCTCAACCAATGCTTCAAATTCTTGTAACTTCCCATCATTACGCAGAGCTCGTATAGTGGAACAATAGCTCGCAATATTTGGAACCATTCCATACTTCCTCATATCTTTCAGCAATCTCAAGGCCCTGTAAGTACTCCCTTCCTTGCAGTAACCATTAATCATCGTATTGTAAATCACATCGTTGGGATGTATACCCATCTTCTCCATTGACTTGAATAACTTTGACGCTTCTAACATATTGCCCTTGGCACACCATCCATTTATCAAGGCACCAATAGTATAGACATCTATAGCCAACCCAAGTTTTTCCATAGCATAATAAGTCTCAAATGCCTTCTCCATGTCACCAGAATGAACAAATGCGTCGACTAGTATGGTGTATGTTACATTAGATGGAGTGATACCACGCTCTTCCATCTCCCTCACTAAATTGGCTGCATTTTTCAACTTTCCAGCTTTAGAGAAACCAGAAATAAGAACATTATAAGTAACTAAAGATGGCATATGACCATCCAACTTCATTTGTTCAAACAAAAACATAGATTTCTGCAACTTGCCAATGTTACAAAAACCATCAATTAAGGTGTTGTGCGTGATCAGATTAGGACTAAGCCCACGGTTTCTCATTTGCCTCACCAATATTTCTGCATCCCATGGTTTCTTCTCCTTACACAGACCACTTATCAAAATATTATACGTCACAATATTGCACTCCAAACCCTTTTCAAGCATTTCCCCAAACAATAAGAATGCTCTACTTAATCGCCTAGCATTACATTGCTCCTTGATCATGGTATTGTATGCATAAACATTAGGCGTGATCCCACACGACTTCATTTTCTCATACAACTGAAAACCTTCTTTCTTAAGCCCCTTCTTGAATAACCCATTCATTAAAATAGTGTATGTATGCTGATTAGCAACGAACCCTAGTTCCTCCATCTTAACAAACAACTGTTTCGCTCGATCAATATCGCCATTTTTACAGCATCCATCTATCAAAGTAGTATAGATAACAACATTTGGAGACAAACCCACATCAGCTAACCCATCCAAAATCTCAAAAGCTTTTCCCAACTCatttccctcacaaaaacccTTAACCATGATCCCAAAACTATAGACATCCACTCTAATTCTCCCCTTGAATTCATTAAACACCCACCAAGCTTTCGCAAGATCATTACTTTGTAAAAGAAGAATTAACAATGAATTAAACAAATTTGACCTCGGCACACAACCATGATTAATCATCTTAACAAACCAACTCAAACCCTCTTCAGGCAATTTAGCTTGAACATATGCATTAAAGATCACTTCTTGGAGAAGAACACAAACGGGGTGCGAAATCGGGTAATTCTTAGTAAAAATTTGAACAAGGGGTGTCAAATTATCAAGAGGTGGACATACTTTCACCCTACCAGACAGTAATTGAAGAGTAAAGGTTTGAGCTTGGGGTACAAATTTGTGAGACAGTAAGAAATGTAGAATCAAGTAAATGGAGTTTCGGGTATGCTCAAATTCATGTAAAActgaagaattgaagagaaaagatgCTTTAAATGGTGGGTTTTTCACCATTTTTTGCATTAACAGTTGACATACGTGAGTTGCTCTTGACACTTGCATTTTGGTTTATGATGTTGTTCCTTAATTACACTTGTAAACTATACTTGGATGATATGAATTTGAGAAAAAACAAAGAAACCCAGTGAAGATTTCCATAGAAATTCATAAATTACAGGAAGGTCAGATTAGTTTAAGGCAAATTAATCTGCTGTGTGCATAAATTAgagtgaaattgatgataaaAGATACTACTATAACTATGAGTTTGATTGCAGATAACCTGGGTTTTTGATACAATGAATCCGCCGAGGAGAGAAGGGTGTTTGATACAATGTTGTGTAAAATTTGCAGAAACGGAGAGGGGTTAATTTGGATCTTCTttgtttttctctttttctttttagcggttttgaattttttttagtaAAAATTGTTGCTTACCCCTACCGTATTTTACAAACTAACACCTTGTATTTGGTTTATTACAAGCAACCACCTACATTACACGATATATATCCGAATTCCCACCATATTTCATTCCCGATCATCATTTTATTCAAGTCTCGACTGATTAAGTTACTATACTATAAAAAGACCAAAATacccttattttaatttattcaaAATAGAGGTGTTcaaatgcgggcttgggccgggctCACGTTAAATTTTTGGCCCACGGACAAGCGACTTAGCGGGTTTAGGACTGGTTAGTAGACCGGGCCTTTGTATTTTTCTAAAAATGTCTTGTCCGTACACGCTTATTTAGCGGGCGGGATAGGCTGGGTTCAATGGACCGGGCGACCCATGAACAGCTCTaattcaaaacacactaacaccTAAAACTAAACGAGTAAACATCATTCATCAACACCCCAATAATTCAGTCATTATAATCAAATTGCTAATCACTAAAAAAAAGTATCATCATGAAATTGTCAGATTGTTATGCTTGTGCCCTGCCGCCGCCACTACCACCACCAACAAAAGCAAACTCAAACCATCGCTTGCCACCACCACCTCACCACATGTCCCACCATCTTCTCACCACCCTCACCGGACCACCACCTCATTCACCGCAAATTTCATTCATCACCCGACCCACAAAACCTTTAATAAACCTCCCGAAAACAACAACCCCAACCTATGAAACCGTCTACACCACTAACAAAAAATCTAGATCTAGGGATTTCGTGGGTTTGAGGTGATGGTGGCGACAAGTTGGAGATTGACTAGTGGTGAAGAAGGTGGCAAATCTGGTTGTGCAATAAGACAATAGGCATAGTTTAGCGGTGTGGTCATGCGGAGAGTGGTAGTCAGGTGGCGATGGTGAAAAATTTGTGAGAGAAGCTTTGGGTGAGGTAGTGGCGACGGCGGCGAGGAGATGGTGGGAGGGATGATGTATGGTGGACTGCCTGGCCAGAGAAAGAGGATGGTAGAGTTGTATAATGTGGAAAGATGATAACATTTCAGGGTAATTACTTAAACTTTGAGATTGGGCAAGATTTATGAAGAATGATTATCGGTTCTCTTAATGGATGAATATACTCCTCACAGTCACAACTTTGCTTGTTGGATTTGATTTTTCAAGATAATTTGACTGAGTGTGATTGTATTTTTGGGGTTTGAGAAGTTTGATTTTGTTTCTCTTTATAATTAGATGGTAATGAATGTTTGGAGTGGATAAAAGTAAGGGCATTATGGTCACTCCATACTTTATTCACTTAATAAGTCGGGAATTATGCTAAATGTTGATCGTGAATGAAAGACGGTGGGAGTTCAGATATATATAAAGTGATGTAGGTGGTTGTTTGTAATAAACTAAATATAAGGTGGTAGTTTGTAAAATACGGTAAATACTAGGTGGTAAATAATAATTTTCACTTTTTTTATGAAACGATCTAATGAACGACATTGTTTTCCTTCCGATTATATTAGAGAAAATGAGCCTATATATACTTCGTATTCCTTTTTGGAAATCGAGAGGATCTTATTTATGGGAAAGAAGGGAGGAGTGAGTCAACATtattttccttccaaattttTTCAATGTTGGAACATGATTGACAATGAAACTTCCCTGGAATGAAACTTTGGCGGCATGATATCTTCTCTTGTTTACCGCTTAAGTAATCCATTGTTTACGAAACTTATTGAaaagtctattgatccaaaatactcaagagggagaGGGGGGGGGGAGGTGAATTGAGGATCTAAAACtattgaaagctttttcgattatgtgtatgtaattgattatttaaagtttattgattaaagtttaactaatcaactaatgaatgaAAAACGAAATATGCAAATGaacgaaagaacgaggagacacaccgtttttgaagtggttcatattcacaagtcgaaacctacgtccactattctcgattaataaatttagtacctttctacggattacaaatttactaacccaactcgtacaactaactctagctgtaactcaatgagtaccgttaaatactcgagtgtctaacttacgctaataagaaagcactaatgattcttctaatagttcacgttaatgaacgagaaAGAAATCAACAAAGCAccattatcttataacgataacaataagaacaagtatacaagtttaaaacacacgacctttcaaaaaataacaaaacggtttttctgcttgaaaacacgcggtttgctttgtaaaattaaaatcaatttttatgcttaaggtctctcttttagatgttgtaaagagtaaagtatttataggaaggaaagagtagGTCAACTCGGTTTACAAAAACCCTATTGGCCGAATAaaagagatatgttaacaaatcatatcttctattatttctttcctaaaagccttaaaagataataaagaatattccaaacgATAGAATATAAtatattcaaatattatctttactataaattctaagatatgataagatttcctaaaacaagaatatcttttatcataaacaaatatattaagtaagatatataacatatgtaaagatattattatggaataaaatctttaccaaatataccctaggtaacacgagatgtcacggctcataagcctcgtgactcgtgcaaaccctagctcaatatatgggttagaatttaggttttaagagaggctttgttgaaaccctaattagtagcaaggtccaactcataagttggtccaaaacaactactagtcaacgttcaacataaaaccgaactccgcactaaaccgagcttaattatataaatacttttatcaaaacatttaaaataaattttaaacaattttcaaaacaattttgaaatattataagtcgtgtataataaactcagcatctcaatgttatagtaggagagctataacattgagctcttttactaataatgttatagctgcaaagctataactttaccaattcaagaaactcattcttggttatcattacgagataatcacctatactattctaatcttcaaggagatcttcgagtataggctacgtcatcatccaagcttgattaatctttagacgaacttcgtcttcacataaatcttgaatgaatcttcatatcgtttgatcttgaatagaggcttgaacattttatactttcatcacaatctcctttgttgcttgtattagataCATTGATTCTAAatcacttagacaaacgattacgcgcaacaagtatataaaatataaagcaccttgacatcatcaaaacataaacatataagctatatggttcaacaaattccccctttttgatgatagcaagcctcctaaaattgtgactaagtatgtagttctcccttaatataataccgtcatcttaataataaagatcaacgcaagatcaagacgatttatcaaaaaccgaaactttaaggactttaagagataatcggtcttgacaaggagcaagcttaggtagatgcttactatagacgttctttctccctcttgacatcatcgaaaagttaagaacaaatcaaaaatgactagaataatataagacgagacaagagataaaacgtcataaagAGCAAATTTAGCACGCATAACTATAAGCATCTAGAAGAGTAATTATCAAACAAATTTAAGAAAACATGTTTATAGCCGATGGGCCGAATGAAACACATGTTTaaagaaacacttgggccataatccacaagtgtATGCCAAAATTGGGCCGAATGATAAGTTTGCAAAACACACCATGAAAAAGAaagctaaaaatagaaagggCTAAATATGGTAAGGCAGAGGTagatcaaatgttgcgggttCTGTAAGGATTCACGTAGTCGGGCCGAGTAGATGCTCCAAGGCATCGAGACGATCGAAGGAACTCGGCACAAGCTGAGAAAGAGTTTGAATACTTCGTTAAAAGTTGAGCACCTTCAAAGACAAAGCTTTCGTGGCCTCCAATGTAAGCGATTGATCACTTGCCATAGCCTTTCCGTGCAtgaccaacgctccaccttgactcgtGATAAATGTAAGACGGtcaccatgtgggaacacttccccacggattgccttcaattcccgttcaaaaccctctaacctcttatccaccgcatccatccaagaataaacccgagaagcatccaaacccgactccAAAGACCGTGATGGTCCAACATGTGACAAAGCCGTAGCCAAGTTGGTTGAATtctcctcaaacttctccattaaacAAGTCATAAAACCTTCCAATTTCGCCTCCATAGTccccaaacccgaatcacccgggcttttctcaacatccttgaaaagaagtaactcgggtccatcaacggcaagacccataagcttgatcaaccGATCACACATGAAATCCCGTGCACTTACACCCGTAGCTATCCCGTCCCACCACTTGTTTTATttctaacaaccgagacacccacatcccatatggtaggTCGATTGTTGTACTTAATTTTTCCTTGGTAACCGTGAGACTCGTTTGAATGATACGATACAACACAAGACTTGCTAAGTTCACTTGTTGTCCCTCCAACCATGAATAGATTACAATAGCCTCATAACTCGAAACTTTATCacgacctcctctcctcggcacaaccgtgttccaaagaaagttcaagaggaacttaattttcgccgagagaggacgaaccacgatattatctccgtccgtcccaacctcctcaaagtaccttttaactaacatctccttttcactcaccacattagaccattcaagactcggattaatttcaattccgttatccggaaccgaaaaagcagagcaaaaatctgaaacagagaccgtcacatcaaccccattaaccaatgcatgcaagactcccttcttaaccgacacactagcaaagaattgaacaacttcaaccggataaataggacccgaaaattgactaatctgactccacccttgaaaatcaagaaaatcaacaaagaacttaagggc is a window encoding:
- the LOC141608121 gene encoding uncharacterized protein LOC141608121, which translates into the protein MQVSRATHVCQLLMQKMVKNPPFKASFLFNSSVLHEFEHTRNSIYLILHFLLSHKFVPQAQTFTLQLLSGRVKVCPPLDNLTPLVQIFTKNYPISHPVCVLLQEVIFNAYVQAKLPEEGLSWFVKMINHGCVPRSNLFNSLLILLLQSNDLAKAWWVFNEFKGRIRVDVYSFGIMVKGFCEGNELGKAFEILDGLADVGLSPNVVIYTTLIDGCCKNGDIDRAKQLFVKMEELGFVANQHTYTILMNGLFKKGLKKEGFQLYEKMKSCGITPNVYAYNTMIKEQCNARRLSRAFLLFGEMLEKGLECNIVTYNILISGLCKEKKPWDAEILVRQMRNRGLSPNLITHNTLIDGFCNIGKLQKSMFLFEQMKLDGHMPSLVTYNVLISGFSKAGKLKNAANLVREMEERGITPSNVTYTILVDAFVHSGDMEKAFETYYAMEKLGLAIDVYTIGALINGWCAKGNMLEASKLFKSMEKMGIHPNDVIYNTMINGYCKEGSTYRALRLLKDMRKYGMVPNIASYCSTIRALRNDGKLQEFEALVEEMVSLGLRSPSSIYNIISQSKEDEANLLQEPQVEVL